Proteins encoded together in one Triticum dicoccoides isolate Atlit2015 ecotype Zavitan chromosome 7B, WEW_v2.0, whole genome shotgun sequence window:
- the LOC119335754 gene encoding uncharacterized protein LOC119335754, with translation MGFTEFNAASYFRVQTFICAQHVPSNYEASTVSEFWGGSNKGEEHDRDTEMGKCRECRQRKVVALRLPTTGPNMSPAIRALTNLWQCFCWRWKFIEMTPY, from the exons ATGGGATTCACTGAATTCAATGCTGCTTCATACTTCAGAGTTCAGACATTTATATGTGCACAACATGTGCCTTCTAATTACGAG GCGTCTACTGTTTCTGAATTTTGGGGTGGCAGCAACAAGGGCGAGGAGCATGATCGTGACACAGAGATGGGCAAGTGCAGGGAATGCAGGCAGCGGAAAGTTGTTGCGTTGCGGTTACCAACTACAGGGCCAAATATGTCGCCAGCCATCCGCGCATTAACTAATTTATGGCAG TGCTTTTGCTGGAGATGGAAATTCATAGAGATGACGCCCTATTGA